The Agromyces mariniharenae sequence GCGGTACCCCGCCGGCCCCGACTCGACGATGACGCCGCCGGAGTTCGCCTGCGCGGCGTAGTTGCGGATCGTGCGCGTGGTCACGCCGAGGCGGTCGGCGAGCTCCGACGCGGTCGTCCAGCCGTCGGCATGGCCGAGCGCGTCGACGAGGCGCTCCCACTTCTCGGCCACTGCAGCTCCGGTTCCTCGGCGCCACGCGACGCCGTGCGGTGCAGACAGTCAACCACCAGCGCCGCACGGGATGGGCGGATCCGTCGCGGATTTTCCGGGGGTGCGGAAGAAGATCGGGTGGAGGCCACCGGAGCCGCGCGGGCAGAATCGACCTGATCGCGGCACACGCCGCGGACCGAACGATCGACGAGGACCGGGCGATGGCCGGGCGAGGAGGCTCAGCGATGCGCATCATCGTGGTCTGCGGCGCGGGCGCGTCGAGCACCTTCGTCGCCCACCGGATCCGCCGGGCCGCCACGGCCAGGGGCCTCGAGGTGCGCGCGACGGCGACGAGCGAGTCCCAGCTCGACGTGGCGCTCGCCGACGCGGACGTGCTGCTCGTGGGCGCCCATCTCGCCGATCGCGTCGACCTGCTGCGCGCACGCGCCGCCGCGGCATCCGTGCCGATCGCGATCCTCCCCGACGTCGTGGCGACCTCGCCCGACGGCGGCGGAGCCCTCGACGTCGCCCTCGAGATCGCTGGGGCGCCGTCATGAGCCCGCGCGTCCCGCGCGCCGTGGTTCCCACCGCAGAGCCCCCGGGCTATGGTGAACGAGGGAACGGAAGCCAGCGACGGGAACCGGAATCATGGTGGAACGCACTGTTCGAATCGGATCGACCCACGGCCTGCACGCACGGCCGGCCAAGCTCTTCACCCAGGCTGCTGCCGCATCGGGGTCGTCCGTCACGATCCAGAAGACCGGTGGCTCACCCGTCAATGCGGCGAGCATCCTCGCCGTCATCGCGCAGGGGATCGACCACGGCGACGAGGTCACGATCGTCGTCGACGGCGGCGACGAGCAGTCGACCCTCGACCAGCTCGTGGAGCTCCTCAGCACCGACCACGACGAATAGCGCGCGGCATCCGTCGCCCATTCAACCGAACTGGAGGGGCGAGTGATGGAGATCAACGGCACGGGCATCGGACAGGGTGTCGCGGTCGGACCGGTCGTGCGGATGGCCGAGCAGCTGCCCCCGCCCGTCGACCGGCCGAGCCACCTCGACCCCGAGCTCGAGGGCGAGCGCGCCCGCGCGTCGCTCTCGGTCGTCGCGGCCGAGCTCGCGAACCGCGGGGCCAAGGCCGGTGGCGCCGCGAAGGACGTGCTCGAGGCGCAGGCCATGATGGCGGAGGACCCGAGCCTCGTCGACGAGGTCACCAAGCTCCTCGCGACGGGCAAGACGGCCGAGCGTGCCGTGTACGAGTCGTTCGCCGCCTACCGCGACCTGCTGCTCGGCATGGGCGGCTACATGGCCGAGCGGGCCACCGACCTCGACGACATCTCCCAGCGCGTCATCGCGAACCTCCTGAAGCTGCCCGCGCCCGGCGTGCCGAACCCGGGGCATGCGTTCGTGCTCGTCGCCCGCGACCTCGCGCCGGCCGACACCGCCACGCTCGACCTCGACCAGGTGCTCGGGCTCGTCACGATCGACGGCGGCCCCACCTCGCACACCGCGATCCTCGCCCGCGAGAAGTCGATCGTGGCGATCGTGGGGGCGACGGATGCCGCGACCCTCGCCGACGGCGACACGGTCGTCGTGGACGCGGCGAACGACGTGGTGATCTCCGCCCCGACGCCCGAGCAGGTCGCCGACGCCGAGGCCCGGATCGCCGAGCGCGCGGCACTCGAGGCCGCGCCCGTGACGCCGGGCGCCCTCGCCGACGGCACGCCCGTGCCGCTGCTCGCGAACCTCGGGTCGGCCGACGGCGCCGCCGAGGCCGTGAAGCTCGGCGCAGAGGGCGTCGGCCTGTTCCGCACGGAGTTCCTCTTCCTCGACGCCGACACCGCGCCGAGCGTGCGCGAGCAGCAGGAGCACTACACGCGGCTCCTCTCCGCCTTCCCCGGCCGCAAGGTCGTGGTGCGCGTGCTCGACGCGGGCGCCGACAAGCCGCTCTCGTTCCTCAACGACGCGCACGAGGAGAACCCGGCGCTCGGGCTCCGCGGCATCCGCGCGCTCCGCCACTCCGAGATCATCCTGCGCGAGCAGCTCACCGCGCTCGCGATGGCGGATGCCACGACCGACGCCGACCTCTGGGTGATGGCGCCCATGATCGCCACCGTCGAGGAGACGGAGTACTTCACGAAGCTCGCCGACGAGCTCGGGATCAAGGTGGCCGGCGTGATGGTCGAGACCCCGTCGGCCGCGCTCATCGCCGACCGGGTCCTGCGCGTCGCCGCCTTCGCATCGATCGGCACGAACGACCTCACCCAGTACACGATGGCGGCCGACCGGCTCCTCGGCACCGTGGCGAACCTGCAGAGCCCGTGGCACCCCGCGGTGCTGAAGCTCATCGCCGACGTCGGCGCCGCCGGCGCCGAGCTCGGCAAGCCCGTCGGCATCTGCGGCGAGGCCGCAGCCGACCCGCTCCTCGCCGTGGTCCTCGTCGGACTCGGCGCCACCAGCCTGTCGATGTCCCCATCGGCACTCGCAGATGTCCGCGCCTCCCTCGCGCGGTACACGCCCGACGACGCGAAGGCGCTCGCCCGGGCGGCCATGGCCGCTGAGGGAGCGGCCGACGCCAAGCAGGCGGCCCAGGCCGTCGCGACCGAGATCACCACGGCGCGGGCAGCCGCGTCGTGACCACGAGAGAGGCATTCGCATGACAACGACGTCACCCGAGACGAAGCGGCCGGGGGGAGCACGCGTCGCCGTCCAGAGGGTCGGTACATTCATGAGCGGCATGATCATGCCGAACATCCCGGCGCTCATCGCCTGGGGCATCTTCACCGCGTTCTTCATCGAAGTGGGCTGGACGCCGAACGAAGCGCTGGCGACGATCGTCGGACCGTTCATCCACTACCTGCTGCCGCTGATCATCGGCTACACGGGCGGCAGCCTCGTCTACAACGTCCGCGGTGGCGTGGTCGGCGCGATCGCGACGATGGGTGCGATCGCCGGTTCCGACTACCTCGTCGCCCAGTTCAACGCGGGACTCGAGGAGGGCGCGGCCCCCCTCGGCCAGGTCCACATGTTCATCGGCGCGATGATCCTCGGACCCCTCGCGGCGTGGACCATGAAGTGGCTCGACTCGCTGTGGGAGGGCAAGATCAGGGCGGGCTTCGAGATGCTCGTCAACATGTTCTCGGCCGGCATCTGGGGCTTCGTGATGGCGATCGTGGGCTTCTACCCCATCGCCCTGCTCGTGAACTGGCTGATGGCGGTGCTCGGGTTCGGCGTCGAATGGCTCGTGGATGCGAACCTCCTGCCGCTCACGAGCATCCTGATCGAGCCGGCGAAGGTGTTCTTCCTCAACAACGCGATCAACCACGGCGTCCTCACGCCGCTGGGCCTCTCGGAGGCGGCCGAGACCGGCTCGTCGATCCTGT is a genomic window containing:
- a CDS encoding PTS sugar transporter subunit IIB; this translates as MRIIVVCGAGASSTFVAHRIRRAATARGLEVRATATSESQLDVALADADVLLVGAHLADRVDLLRARAAAASVPIAILPDVVATSPDGGGALDVALEIAGAPS
- a CDS encoding HPr family phosphocarrier protein; protein product: MVERTVRIGSTHGLHARPAKLFTQAAAASGSSVTIQKTGGSPVNAASILAVIAQGIDHGDEVTIVVDGGDEQSTLDQLVELLSTDHDE
- the ptsP gene encoding phosphoenolpyruvate--protein phosphotransferase, with amino-acid sequence MEINGTGIGQGVAVGPVVRMAEQLPPPVDRPSHLDPELEGERARASLSVVAAELANRGAKAGGAAKDVLEAQAMMAEDPSLVDEVTKLLATGKTAERAVYESFAAYRDLLLGMGGYMAERATDLDDISQRVIANLLKLPAPGVPNPGHAFVLVARDLAPADTATLDLDQVLGLVTIDGGPTSHTAILAREKSIVAIVGATDAATLADGDTVVVDAANDVVISAPTPEQVADAEARIAERAALEAAPVTPGALADGTPVPLLANLGSADGAAEAVKLGAEGVGLFRTEFLFLDADTAPSVREQQEHYTRLLSAFPGRKVVVRVLDAGADKPLSFLNDAHEENPALGLRGIRALRHSEIILREQLTALAMADATTDADLWVMAPMIATVEETEYFTKLADELGIKVAGVMVETPSAALIADRVLRVAAFASIGTNDLTQYTMAADRLLGTVANLQSPWHPAVLKLIADVGAAGAELGKPVGICGEAAADPLLAVVLVGLGATSLSMSPSALADVRASLARYTPDDAKALARAAMAAEGAADAKQAAQAVATEITTARAAAS